A genomic segment from Salvia splendens isolate huo1 chromosome 13, SspV2, whole genome shotgun sequence encodes:
- the LOC121761864 gene encoding bZIP transcription factor 23-like, with product MGSNLNFKNFANEPPAGGGGRVANNSPLTRQSSVYSLTLDEFQNTIGGSGKDFGSMNMDELLKSIWSAEDNQNFAPAIGGGGEGVGGVQEGGGLQRQGSLILPRTLSQKTVDEVWRDMSKEAVAPKEGAVSVASFGMPQRQQTLGEITLEEFLVRAGVVREEAQLAAANNAGIFGDLWHPVNNSSGLGFGFQQQQQQASRNLGLIGAGVTETSNPMAAQSAANLPLNVNGVRSSAQLMENHQLQQEQRQHQPQQILPKQSAMGYGPAMGIPSNGQLSSPRIRGGMVGISDPGMNNSPVHNSALQGGGLGMVGLGSNGSPAVSSDGLSKSNGDTSSVSPVPYVFNGGLRGRKSAALEKVVERRQRRMIKNRESAARSRARKQAYTMELEAEVAKLKEENEQLQKKQAEIMEVQKNQALEMVKQQSGAKRQCLRRTQTGPW from the exons ATGGGGAGTAATTTAAATTTCAAGAATTTCGCAAACGAGCCACCAGCTGGCGGTGGTGGGAGGGTGGCGAATAATAGCCCGTTGACGCGGCAGTCCTCTGTCTATTCTTTGACCTTAGATGAGTTCCAGAATACCATCGGGGGGAGTGGGAAGGATTTTGGGtcaatgaacatggatgagcTTTTGAAGAGTATATGGAGTGCGGAAGATAATCAGAACTTCGCTCCCGCcattggtggtggtggtgaagGTGTTGGTGGTGTCCAAGAAGGGGGTGGCTTGCAGAGGCAGGGATCGTTGATCCTTCCCCGTACGCTAAGCCAGAAGACGGTTGATGAGGTGTGGAGGGATATGTCGAAAGAGGCTGTTGCACCGAAGGAGGGAGCTGTCAGCGTTGCTAGCTTTGGCATGCCGCAGAGGCAGCAGACATTGGGGGAGATTACACTTGAGGAGTTCTTGGTGAGGGCCGGGGTTGTGAGGGAGGAGGCTCAGTTGGCTGCTGCTAACAATGCTGGGATTTTCGGTGATCTGTGGCACCCTGTGAATAACAGCTCGGGTTTGGGGTTCGGAtttcagcagcagcagcagcaggcTAGTAGGAATTTGGGGTTGATTGGTGCTGGGGTTACTGAAACTAGTAATCCGATGGCTGCACAATCGGCTGCTAACTTACCGTTAAATGTGAATGGTGTAAGGTCTTCCGCACAGCTGATGGAGAATCATCAGCTGCAGCAGGAGCAACGGCAACATCAGCCTCAGCAGATTCTTCCAAAACAGTCCGCGATGGGTTATGGACCAGCTATGGGGATTCCAAGCAACGGTCAATTGAGTAGCCCACGGATTAGGGGCGGAATGGTTGGGATTTCTGACCCGGGAATGAATAACTCACCAGTCCATAATTCAGCTTTGCAAGGTGGAGGGCTTGGGATGGTTGGTTTGGGGTCTAATGGATCTCCAGCTGTTTCTTCGGACGGGCTCTCTAAGAGCAACGGGGATACATCCTCAGTGTCGCCTGTTCCTTATGTGTTTAATGGGGGTTTGAGGGGTCGGAAGAGTGCTGCTCTGGAGAAGGTGGTTGAAAGGAGGCAGAGGAGGATGATAAAGAACAGAGAGTCGGCTGCAAGGTCACGAGCTCGTAAGCAG GCTTACACCATGGAGTTGGAAGCAGAAGTTGCTAAATTAAAGGAGGAAAACGAACAATTGCAGAAGAAACAAGCGGAGATAATGGAAGTGCAGAAGAATCAG GCGCTGGAGATGGTGAAACAGCAGAGCGGGGCGAAGAGACAGTGCTTGAGAAGGACACAAACTGGGCCGTGGTAA
- the LOC121762656 gene encoding disease resistance protein RGA2-like, translated as MAEAFLRVLLDTLSSLIKKEIGLILGVNDEMKKLCRTFTAIQAVLEDAEDKQIESKPIRNWLEKLNAIAYEVDDILDECNTHVSKLNHSHSKLSRYSLKKLLYRHNIARRMKQVNEKVEAIAAERNRFHLREMPIDRPREVAIASRETASLLNEPDKIYGRDEDKDKIVKTLLNDVKNRHEMSVLPVIGVGGLGKTTLARLVFNDLQVEEHFDLRIWVCVSDNFEMKTLVKAMIESATGRGKASNLQYLDAAERRLWELLNKKRYLIVLDDVWNDNQDKWDELRKVLSCGSAGSSIVVTARQKKVGDIMKTLPCHCLEGLSDKHCWTLLQQRAFEPGEEVSPQLEIIGKQIVKKCAAGVPLAATALGGILRFKRTEEEWIYVRDNDIWKLSPEESLIVPALRLSYHHLPLELRQCFAYFAAFPKDHYIEKEELVLLWMAHGYISSKETLQVEDVGNQICNELLLRSLLQTNVYNKSEIGMHDLVHDLAESIMENKVPGVQSERNLTSASTIREVNLLQKTYLFPKTFQKDMSITSISELRSLRVLKAEAIEDLPPSIGNLKHLRYLNLFRSKISALPSSICTLWNLQTLNLDYCDRLVALPKKLTSLRNLQHLCLWDCESLHEMPSKMRELNGLKTLSMFVVGLKRDNQLEELGCLNLSGRLQIKHLERVKDHMDAKKAKIAGIKNLSELSLWWQRNDLSKSEEDLDEKVLEALEPHPNLEKLFIGGFSGRYLPDWMKNSSLRKVVWIYIWNCKNCKRFPNLGGLPCLQWLSLNDVGVEYIIEEEEVESGHPVKIQFAALEYLQLIDLPNLKGLSKEQGIKEAFPNLKRLWIERCSSLRLPSLTSLEKLEDLKCSSSMLALLSEQDIPRALCVEIEESLSYFPIEMLAKFSKLRSLTIENAKDISFTREGLEALKELTGLSLKSCRTMRCLPEGMLRHLTALEALTIDYCPELLELPKDIKHLHNLKFLMLCDLPKMTRLPQAIEHLTYLYLDGLPKLESLPDQLPSLNTLTVANCPKVLLIPALQNLTQLKVVGCPQLERRCQRESGEDWHKIAHVRSIYISPK; from the coding sequence ATGGCGGAGGCATTTCTTCGAGTCCTTCTTGATACTCTGAGCTCTCTTATCAAGAAGGAGATCGGACTGATCTTGGGCGTCAATGATGAGATGAAGAAGCTCTGCCGCACTTTCACTGCTATCCAAGCAGTGTTGGAGGATGCTGAAGACAAGCAAATTGAGAGCAAGCCAATCCGAAACTGGTTGGAGAAGCTCAACGCTATTGCTTACGAGGTTGATGACATATTGGATGAGTGCAACACTCATGTCTCCAAACTCAACCACTCTCATTCCAAACTCAGCCGCTACAGCCTCAAGAAATTGTTGTATCGCCACAACATCGCAAGGAGGATGAAGCAGGTTAACGAGAAAGTGGAGGCCATTGCTGCGGAGCGCAATAGGTTTCATCTGCGCGAGATGCCTATTGATAGGCCAAGAGAAGTTGCTATTGCGTCACGTGAGACAGCTTCCCTGTTGAATGAGCCTGATAAGATTTATGGCAGGGACGAAGATAAAGACAAGATTGTGAAGACGTTGTTGAATGATGTGAAGAACAGGCATGAGATGTCTGTGCTGCCAGTTATCGGTGTTGGCGGCCTTGGGAAGACCACTCTCGCTAGACTAGTCTTCAATGATCTGCAGGTGGAAGAGCACTTTGATCTAAGGATTTGGGTTTGCGTCTCTGATAATTTTGAGATGAAGACTTTGGTGAAGGCCATGATTGAATCTGCCACGGGAAGAGGAAAAGCTTCGAATCTGCAGTACTTGGATGCCGCAGAGCGTCGCCTCTGGGAATTGTTGAACAAGAAAAGATACTTGATTGTATTGGATGATGTTTGGAATGACAACCAGGATAAATGGGATGAGCTGAGAAAGGTTCTGTCATGTGGCTCAGCAGGCTCGTCTATCGTCGTCACCGCACGCCAGAAGAAGGTTGGTGATATAATGAAAACACTCCCATGTCATTGTCTTGAGGGGCTGTCAGATAAGCATTGTTGGACGTTGCTGCAGCAACGCGCCTTTGAACCAGGAGAAGAGGTGTCTCCACAGCTGGAGATAATTGGGAAACAGATCGTGAAGAAATGTGCTGCTGGAGTGCCCCTGGCTGCTACCGCACTTGGTGGAATCCTACGGTTTAAAAGAACGGAAGAGGAATGGATATATGTGAGAGACAATGATATATGGAAGTTGTCGCCTGAGGAGAGTTTGATAGTGCCAGCTTTGCGATTGAGTTATCATCATCTTCCGTTGGAGCTTAGGCAATGCTTTGCTTATTTTGCAGCATTTCCTAAGGACCATTACATTGAAAAAGAAGAACTGGTTCTTCTATGGATGGCTCATGGCTACATTTCATCAAAGGAGACTTTACAAGTGGAAGATGTTGGAAATCAAATATGTAATGAGCTACTACTCAGATCGCTTCTACAAACAAATGTGTATAACAAGAGTGAGATTGGTATGCACGATCTCGTTCATGATCTGGCAGAATCAATAATGGAGAACAAAGTTCCTGGAGTACAAAGTGAAAGAAATCTCACAAGTGCATCAACTATCCGCGAGGTAAATTTGCTACAAAAAACCTACTTGTTTCCGAAAACTTTTCAAAAAGATATGAGCATTACTTCCATCTCGGAGCTAAGAAGTTTAAGAGTATTAAAAGCAGAAGCAATAGAAGATTTGCCTCCTTCCATTGGCAATCTTAAACATTTGCGATACTTGAATCTGTTTCGATCCAAAATTAGCGCTCTCCCAAGCTCGATATGTACTCTTTGGAATTTGCAAACCCTTAACTTGGATTACTGTGATAGGCTTGTGGCTTTACCTAAGAAGCTAACATCCTTACGTAATCTCCAACACCTATGTTTGTGGGATTGCGAGTCCTTGCATGAGATGCCATCTAAAATGAGAGAGTTAAATGGCCTGAAAACATTAAGTATGTTTGTTGTCGGTCTCAAGAGAGATAACCAACTTGAGGAACTGGGATGTTTGAACCTCAGTGGACGGCTTCAAATTAAGCATCTTGAGAGAGTAAAAGACCATATGGATGCAAAGAAAGCAAAGATTGCAGGGATAAAAAATCTTTCTGAGTTGAGTTTGTGGTGGCAAAGAAATGATTTATCCAAGTCAGAAGAGGATCTTGATGAAAAGGTGTTGGAAGCACTTGAACCTCACCCCAATCTTGAAAAACTTTTTATAGGAGGCTTCAGTGGTAGATATCTTCCAGATTGGATGAAAAATTCATCTCTAAGAAAAGTAGTTTGGATTTATATATGGAATTGCAAAAATTGTAAGCGTTTTCCAAATCTGGGAGGGCTACCTTGTCTCCAGTGGCTGTCCTTAAATGATGTGGGGGTGGAGTACATtatcgaagaagaagaagttgagAGTGGACACCCGGTTAAGATACAGTTTGCAGCTCTTGAATATCTGCAGTTAATTGATCTCCCAAATCTGAAGGGGCTCTCAAAGGAGCAAGGGATTAAAGAAGCATTCCCAAATCTTAAAAGACTATGGATTGAGCGTTGCTCTTCATTAAGATTGCCATCACTCACATCCCTCGAAAAGTTGGAGGATTTAAAATGCAGTAGCTCAATGTTGGCTTTATTATCTGAGCAAGATATTCCTAGGGCACTGTGCGTGGAAATTGAAGAGAGCCTGTCATATTTCCCAATAGAAATGCTGGCAAAGTTCAGCAAGCTGCGGTCATTGACAATTGAGAATGCAAAAGACATCTCTTTCACAAGAGAAGGTCTGGAAGCCTTAAAGGAGCTTACAGGTTTATCTCTAAAGAGTTGTCGGACAATGAGATGTTTACCAGAAGGGATGCTGCGGCACCTTACTGCTCTAGAGGCTCTAACCATAGATTACTGCCCAGAATTACTAGAGTTGCCAAAGGATATTAAACATCTGCATAATCTTAAGTTTCTCATGTTATGTGATCTTCCCAAGATGACGCGCTTGCCTCAAGCCATTGAGCACCTCACTTATCTATACCTTGACGGTCTTCCTAAGCTGGAATCACTCCCAGATCAGCTACCATCTCTCAATACACTCACTGTTGCTAACTGCCCAAAGGTTCTATTGATTCCAGCTCTGCAAAATCTGACACAGTTAAAAGTCGTTGGATGCCCACAACTGGAAAGGCGATGTCAGAGAGAAAGTGGAGAGGATTGGCACAAGATTGCCCATGTTCGCAGCATCTATATTTCTCCAAAATAA